The sequence ATTAAACGCTGCATCCTGCTTGGTTTTCGCCATGTCAGCGTTTGGCTCTTCCACACCACCTCTCGTGCCAAAAAGATAAAGTGAATGTATACTGCATTGGAATACTGATGTGTGCTCGGTGCAGCATCTTCTCCCCTCCCTCAGCTCAGGCGTCAAAACGCAGCACCCACCGTCGAGCCGAGGCAGCCCACGTGAGCGCGCGTTTTATGCAATTTCCCATCCATGCCCGTGCACACCACTCACGGGGCATGTGCTCGTTTCTCTCAGTAATTAGGACTCGCTGCACCAATTAGACACAACCCAACCGCTCTCTTTCGTGTGTTCCTCCCTGCAGTCGTTCACTTACGCCACACTCGCTCCGTTAATTTCACTTTGACTGTAAAAACAATTGAAATCTAATTCATCATTCAATTCGAACCATATCGCGATACTCCCCAACAGGACAGTGGATGACGGATATCATTGAGGAGATGTAAGATAAGATCAAATATGACCTTCCTTTATTACCCCCACAATGAGGAAATGTGTTGcaaatataaaagtataaatGGAATATATAAATTGCGCAGAGAAATTAATATTgcattgattgactgattgattgattgatcgattgattgattgcACGTGACGTTCTTTCTGTGACGTTgtttccctcccctccccagTAACCCTGTctggatatatatttatacatatgcaAATATACCTGCTCCCTCTGGCCCTTCCTGCTGGAGGGCTTCGCCTTGTTTGCACCTGACGACGGCCGATGGTTCGCTCCGTGCGTTTTGGTCTTGGCGCGTCTGGGCGACGGGGAGACAGATGTGAGCACCGTCGGCTGCACCATCCACCTCAGATCCGGCGAGGTCGAGATGGCAGTCACGGTCGGAACAAAGGAGTCCGATGCGCTGGTGTCACTGTCCtgcaacaaaagaaaacacatttatatgcAAGCATGCTGGTAAACACTGATTTAATAAGCAATCGCATCCATGGCTGACCTTTACATGTGTTTATACGGTGCATTAATCATGTGGCTGAGGAttgcaaaaaagaagaagaatccaTACAGTCTGTGCGTGAAAATCATCAAATCCCAATCCCCTCTATTTTCACCATCCTCACTCTAAAATGAAAGGTCACGACCAAGACGTGATGCATGTGTCTAAAGTCTATTACAATCAATTTCCTTCAACATTATCGCTCTGTGTTCCCGGATCCCCCACAGATGCAAAGAGACAATATAGACACTGCATATGTGTTCGTAAGGAGCCCTCCTCAGCACGGGACACTAAATCCTGTTCAAGAAAATTCTGTCTATGAAATGCACTCGGGTGTGTGTGCAGAAAAATGAGGAGTGCAACCTATATTATCCTTGTGCATTAATTATCCCGTATTGTGAGCTTTCAAATTGTGAGGCTGGGGTCCGCTTGTACCTTGGCGCCGTCCACTGATGATGAAAGCGAGTCAGGAGGATGCCGGCTGCACCCAGGGGTGTCCCCGCCAGGCGATGCTGTGCTACAGCTGGAGGACGAGTCGTACTCAGTGCAGGAGTCTGGATGCATGTTTTcatccaaacaaaaaaaatcactgcattcaaaataaaaagatacGTTTCTCTCGTCTTAACAgcaccccccaaaaaatgacAGCTACTTATATTCCATTTGCCAGTTTCATAAATGGTAACTGTGCAGATAGTCAGGCCCGCCTTTTATAGTGAGCTGGAATTTTATGAATGAAATCCGGGTGGTGAGACTGAACCATTCCACAGAGGGGGAAGGTGGAAGGGTGGGGGGGAAAGCCAGCAGGTGGTCTCCCATTTCACATTGAAATCCCCGAAACGCATCAACAACAATACTAAGCAGCCTGTTTTTATTACTAACCTATTTTATTTGTTCTAATGTGAAAAAATGGCAAGAAAATACAAAGGGACACCCCCGCCTGCAAGAGGTGCCATAGCCATGAATGAACTACGTCATTTCATGTATGCAGCATCTGCATCATACATTATGTTCCCGTCATGTCCACATACGTTGACGAGacgtataaatatataatttttctaAACATATACATAGTGTATATTGCCGCATTGGTGGCCACAGAAATGTCCTTGGAGGTGAAGGGAggtgagggagcagcaatgtgttgacattttataaataaCAGTTTATAACGGGGTTCTGGTGTCTTTAGTACTTCATGTTCCAACTGGAGGACCCGGATTGGAACAACTCTATAACCTCTGCCATCCAATGTTATAGAAACAACTCACTTCATCACATGGAGCTACATagtgaaacctttttttttatataaatgcacGAACCCCATCTCGTCCTAGCAGCCAATTACTGATCACCTATAATCGACCGTTCGACCGGGATCAATACATCACATCGCCGTTCACCTGTCGCTGCATATGAATAGAGGTCCAGCAACAGAATTGTCGCTGCAGCggaacagccaatcacagagtgGACCCGTCGAGCCATATATGGTGTTTCCGGGGAATGGGCGAAAGAAGTAGGGGGGCGCGCgtttgtgtgttcgtgtgcgtttttgtgtgtgtgtgtgtgtgtggcccactCACTCACAGTCACAAAAGGAAAGTGAAACACGCGCTAAAATACCCGTCAGGAATTGTTTCTGATATCAGCGTCATGAGGATGAATATAGAGGTGCTGCTGGAgacatgaggaggaagaggagggtgagctCCTGCACTTGACCCTCATCTGCCACAACAACAGGGAGCTATGCAGATGTATCGTGTAAATGCGTAGCGTGTGAATGCATATAACTGGAGGTATCAGTCCCTTTGATAGTCCCCCTCACAATACTGCTTTTGTTGCTGCAGTTTACTGGCACCTACATGCAAGCATCTAAATCAGCTCCTGTGACAATAGAAGGGGTTTGGATTTTCTATATTTAGGCTTCAGATGACCTCACAGATCCACTGAAGGGAGAGGGATGCAcggtgaaaagaaaagaggggaggGGGTACTCGCTGCTTCCCGGCAGTGGCAGCCCCCTCTGGGCTTATTTACCGGCACATCATTAGGGGGTCGACTTCCCACCCCATTCATGTACCCCACTGCCTGCGTGCCTGTTGGCTCAGGGGTGCAAAGGTCGGACATAACAAGTGcagatgaccccccccccccccccccctcactatACCAGACTTCAAAAACACTTGTTTTCACCCCAGTAAGTTGAGCGTGAATAGACATAACAGAGGGGAGGTTATTTTTAGGCGCAGTGACATCAGCGTCCAAAGTTCAAGCTAAGTAGCCAAGTAGATCGTGTGTTATCATAATTGTGGTCTTGAATAACAGCACTGCTGTGGCTGTATGTGGCCTAATGGACTGGACTCAAGAGAATTACTTCAAAAAGATtataacatataaaaaaaaatctaattaaaagtgaaataaatcgAATAAGAAGAAACAAAGTAGATGTAGTTTCACAAAATAAGGTATTATCATTTATTGATATTATCTTTTTCCTCCCAATACCAATACCTTATCTGCTACCATGTtgaatgctctctctctctctctcatttaaCTTTTGCGTGTATACAATttttataataaactttatatttttaattatctgtctgtctgtctgtctgtctatctgtctatctgtctatctgtctatctgtctatctctatgtctgtctgcctgcctgcctgcctgtctgtctgtctgtctgtctgtctgtctgtctgtctgtctgtctgtctgtctgtctgtctgtctatcaatagtctgcctgtctgtctgtctgtctatctatcaatcatctgtctgtctgtctgtctgtctgtctgtctgtctgtctgtctgtctatctgtctgtctatctatcaatcatctgtctgtctgtctgtctgtctgtctgtctgtctgtctgtcagtctgtctgtctatcaatCATCTGTCAACTTTATCTTGGGACCTCCTATAATGAACGCtatcttttatttgtattctgcTGTGTGCTTATCGTTGCATCACGGAGTCAGAGTGTCCAGTACAGTGGCTCGGTGGTAGTGAAGCTGCTCTTCTTGCCAACCagtcaaacaaaaaacactcaaacaatatGTCCACGTTTTGATCGGTGTCCTGTTTCATTCCGTTGCTCCGCACAGAGacgggaggacagacagagatcTCACTCCACCACTCTTTCCTGGAACCGAGACGTGTCCAGACGTCGGCTGACGTAACGACGTCGAAAGTGTGAGCGGAAGGGCGACGCTGCCGGGCCGGTTTTCTGTTTCACGTTGTCGAGTGGTTCGTCTCCGCGAAAACAAACGATCTTTGTTGCCATGCAAATCAAAGGACGTCACTGACGCGAAAGGGGTGGAGTGTTGCTAGGGCGACCAGGAATGTTAAACACAACACGAGCGCGGGAAAGAGAGCACGACGCCTTTAACCTACATCCATGCACTTTCACACAATAACCCTGTTATTAATCTGTATATCTTTAATGACATGTCCAGAGTTCCAACACATATTAAACTGTTTATCTTTATGCATTTCACAGTTGCGTCCTGTAACACTTTGTAATTACAGTATTTCTGAAGAATCCTATATTATtatcaaaaacaacaataattgtAAATATTCATAATTATTAGAACAACAATAACATCTAACTGTTGATGCTTTTCCATtttttctgtcctctctccattttaatgaataaacaaaagtCAAATCAGTCAAACTAACATGGGGTCCTTGAATTGAAATTGTGTTGGTCCTAAAGGTcctgctttttttctttaaactgtatagattactataaaaaaaaaaagatcatctTAATCTGTGTGTTTATTGCAATGGAAATATTGTCATGCGCATGTTGTTAACCTATAGACTAATTCAGTTCAACGTCAATTCAAAGATCAATGTAAAGTGCGATGTGTCCAACTGCATTTATGGTTTTTGTGTAGCCAGGGAGAGGTGTGAGGATTCCCTCTGCCAGAGTCTGACAGAGGGAACACCTCACAGGACGAGTTCAAACACtgctgagagaggaagaaaagcaaACTGCTGTTGTGGAAAAGTACACCTCAGAAACCTGTTATCAGCTGGCTCTGCGACTGAACACACCCTTGCTTGGATTGCACACTTCAGGTACAAGAAGCGCCTGAAGGCATAGTACACACGCAACGGCTTCTGCTCCGACACAAATCCTAGGTAAACCTGCCTCACGTTTACATAAGGTTGTCTTGGGTGTGCAAATGGAATTCATGCAAATCACCCTCCAGAACCCTCTGTACCCAATCATTTCTGATAATGCCTATCCTTATTTTTCTTGATCTATTTCTTTGTATATCTGAGTTTTTAGTTTCCACAAACCTATTTCTGACATACATGTTGTCCTTAATCCGCGCTCGTTTCCTTTGCTATGGTTGTAAAACACTTTGGCTCAACTCCATGTAACATAAGCATAAATAGCAGCAAAAACTCCACCCAACTGATATACATGAACACAGATTCAAGGCACTTATAATGGTACAAAGACATAACAAGTGCACAGTGGAGTCGTTCCGAGAGGAGTTACATATTTATCCTCTTCCCTTAAGCTGCATTGATTCGCTCTTATTTTTTACTCTAACTCAGTAACTGTGTCAAATCGGCcaaattaaaaactttaaatctgCAATACCAAAACTATAACTTTGAACCTGATTGACCCTGCAAGAGTTTTCTCAAACCATGTAATGCACTTAGCAATAAAAAGGCCTCAAAGCCttaaataagtttttttttttaaagggactTAAAATCAGGTCCCATTACTTTGTCAGATTATTGATATAAGCCAAATAATGATATGTTAAAGAACTGTTTAATGTAAGTTGGCccgattatttaaaaataaatccaccAGCAGTGCTAAAGTGTGTGGTTGATTGCATGTGGGTGTCACACTTTGCCTCAGAACAGACACATTTGCATGTTCGAATCTATCTAATGATGCTCTGTGGTGTGTAGGTTGTACTTTAGCTGACCACGATCGGCCCAGTTCTTCACTTTCTCACAACAGCCTTGTGTTTGTTGTCCTCTTGCATAACGTCACGTCGCTGTCGGCCAATCTCGGGAAGGTGCATTTCCCAGCAGGACCCGCCCCTATTACAGGATGCACCATATTTGGAAAATGACGTAGAGGGGATCCCAGTCTGGAACATTCCATTTTACGGGGGTAAATTTGACAAATTTTGCTAAATGCGGGCTTTATTATCATaaaacagcaggagaacatAGTAAACAGTCAATATTTAGGGtattcaaataatataaaagcaTTAGCGGGGAGTGTTGCGGCGTCTTCAACagggttttgtgtgtttcttctcccCCGGTGTTCGGTGAGGAGCACTCCCCTCAACCGACGTCACTTGGCAGTATAAAGAGGCTGCGAGCCTCCAGAGTTGGCATTCAAACTTTCTATCGccgagagaaaagaaaacaaaccgaGCAGAACTTCAGAGTTCAGAAACCTACCAAAGGGATTTCCTCATTTCAGCTCCACACACCCCTTGTGCGGCACACTTTGCCTGGATCTTCTACTTCTTGCTCCTGATTTGAATTTTGATTTCCTTGGGAACCATGATGTTCACCGGCTTCAACGCGGAGTGCGACTCTTCCTCCCGCTGCAGCACCGCTTCACCGTCCGGGGACAACCTGGGATACTATCCCTCCCCAGCGGGGTCCTACTCCAGCATGGGCTCCCCTCAGTCTCAGGTATGTCCAGTGAAACTcttttcaaacatttattttattcgcGCCCCTTTCATATTTTTGAAATCACTGCTTTAGAAGTAGTGTTAGAAGAATTAAGTTTAACAACATGCAACTCTCTGTTTGACACTTGACAAAACTAAAACGGCACCAATCCGCATTTTAACTCTATCACACCTGCAAGGGACTAATTGAAAACATAAAAGCCTTTTTAACATTCAACAAATAATGCAGATAAAGCTGGTGaataatataatacatatttatatacagacaTATGCATGAAATAGTCTGTTGACCTGAGCTTCACAGTGCAAGGCAGTTTTCATTCATCCACCTGGAGACTCCAGAGAGAGTGTAACGTCAGAGCTGACATCATAAGGATATTTTTAAACCAGCCAGCTTTTTATAGACCCTCTCTGCTTCATTCATGCCCATCCTGCAGATTTGCATCCACCCCCTCCCGCTCTCTTCTGAAAGTCTTCCAAATGCACTCAACCCTCCTTTCCTTTTCATTCCAGGATTTCACTGACCTGACAGCATCAAGTGCCTCCTTCATCCCCACCGTCACGGCCATTTCCAGCACCCCGGACCTCCAGTGGATGGTCCAGCCTTTGGTCTCCTCGGTGGCCCCCTCACACAGAGCTCACCCCTACGGTGCCAGCCCTGCCTACCCTGGAACAACAATGAGGTCTGCATCCAAGGGTCATAACtccaggaggagcagagcagaacagGTAATTATCACTCATCCATCcttttattgtgatgttatAATAAGCAGTAACCGATTGCAGTGCATCATAGAGCTTGGGTCTTAactttttcttcatctttttcttttgtccagGTCTCACCTGAGGAGGATGAGAAGAGGAGAGTtcgcagagagagaaacaagcaGGCAGCGGCCAAATGCCGTAACAGGAGGCGAGAGCTTACCGACACTCTGCAAGCTGTAAGTATCCCACAGATTGACTGTTCATTAAGGTTTATTTCTCATCACATTTAAGAGCCGTGTAATCCAGCAGCTGAGTTAACGCCCCCCTTCCCTCTACCCTTTACAGGAAACTGATGAGCTCGAGGATGAGAAGTCCAACCTGCAGAGTGATATCACTAATCtcctgaaggagaaagagaggcttGAGTTCATCCTGGCTGCCCACCAGCCAATCTGCAAAATCCCCTCCGAGCTGGACACAGACTTCACAATGATCTCCATCTCCCCTAACCACCCCTGCCTCGCCACTGAGCTGTCTTCCCAGTTGCAGACCACCATCCCCAGGACGTCGGCTTCCACTCTAGCTCAGCCGACTTTCACCTCGACCTCCAACTCCatcttctccagcagcagctccgtcCTGTCTACTTGCACCCTCTCCAGCAGCACGGTGAAGATGACCGACCTGGACTCCTCTGTCTTGGAGGAGTCTCTGGATCTGCTGGCCAGGACGGAGATGGAGACGGCGCGCTCGGTGCCCGAGGTTGACTTGTCCAACTCCCTCTACTCAACTCAGGAGTGGGAGCCCCTTCACGCCAAAACCAATGACTTTGAGTCCCTGTGCACACCCGTGGTGACCTGCACCCCCGCCGGCACCACCTTCACGTCTTCGTTCGTGTTTACCTTCCCAGAAGCAGAGACCTTCCCCACCTGTGGCATCGCCCAcaggagaggaagcagcagcaacGACCAGTCCTCTGAGTCCCTCAGTTCACCGACCCTGCTGGCCCTTTAAAGACTCTTCCAAAATACAAGAATACTTCCTTCCTATCAAGCACATTGTCTTGAGATAGATGTGCAGATCACAGGGCTATGGAATGGACTCGTACCAGGCAGCAAATTATTTATGATTTGATTTGCCTTTATCTATACTTGCCTATTAGACCGATGTAGCAAGTTAAAAAGCATGTTTTAACTAATACCACCTAGTCACTATGAGTTGATATATGATTTTATGGTGCTAGATAACAAGTCATTATAGTATCGATGTGTGTTCAGAGCAATAGTTATTATTGATCCGGTTTGTTTTCTGGTTGATGGTTTCTGAGAGTAATTGTGAGCTGTTTgtgaaactaaatgaaaaaacaactaaaaaaccTGACGTGCTTTGTCTTAACCCTGGTCTGAGTGGTCTATCTTTGAGTATAAGAAAGTTTTCTGTGAAAACAATAGTGCTTTTAATTTATGaaatttcaatttattttttttaccaggagaaagaaaagatgaatgGTGTTTGTAAGagatgtaaataaaatatagtgATATTCAAATTCAACAACgtttttctgtttcattatATTGCTCTCTTCTcattacacacacttatatatattttttctctgtaagtgtcaaaaatatatatatataaaagtagCTCCAGTGGTATACATCACCCAATTATAACAGCCTCTAAAATTAGCCTCCATGAAGGCATGGAAGTATTTTTCCTGCACCTCCACTGGCTCTATTTATTGTTCCGTCTGTTGCCAAGGTTAACTATACGTCAGGGCTCCTACGTCAGTGCGTTCTTTCCATTTTTTTCAACTTGCAAGCCCAGCGCGATGACGTCGGATTTCCTTTGCCCAAATTTGGAGAGCGAAGTGGGACTGGCTTGCTGCGGGTGTCTGAGACGTGCAGCACGATCAGACTCGGTTTCTGAACAGACATAAACCGTGTCTCGTATGTTTTGGTGTATCTGCAGCGAATGgggaataaaatgtgatttatttaccTGTAATCGAGGTGATGTGTTTATTCTCGCAGCAGAGACAACGTCTGCACACATGTGGCCGGTTACACAAGAGGATCCACAACCAGCGTCTGAACTGGTTTCATTTCCCTCTGTGATCTCTGAATATCACTTCCCACGTGAAACCCTGTGTCCTCAGTAATAATGCATGACAGGCACAGACAGCACAGTCTGGACTTAACAAACATTCACCGTTCTTGCAAATGGACAAGAACATGCAGCCAGCTGGAAGCGAGGTGTAAAGTGTCTTTTATTTATACAGTCTGTTTCCAACTTCTTCATATTTCCCACCGCACACAATGAGAGTACAGTAAATCCACCACAGTCGGGCCAGGATTAACACAGATGTGCCAACATAACATCAAAATGTCCAGTTTGATGAAGAGGTCACatggaaaaatgtaatttggaAGGTGGTGATCTAGAAACATGAGTCTCAAGTAGTCTAgcaatgttatatatatatatatttctaatgCAG comes from Pleuronectes platessa chromosome 17, fPlePla1.1, whole genome shotgun sequence and encodes:
- the LOC128460085 gene encoding protein c-Fos; translation: MMFTGFNAECDSSSRCSTASPSGDNLGYYPSPAGSYSSMGSPQSQDFTDLTASSASFIPTVTAISSTPDLQWMVQPLVSSVAPSHRAHPYGASPAYPGTTMRSASKGHNSRRSRAEQVSPEEDEKRRVRRERNKQAAAKCRNRRRELTDTLQAETDELEDEKSNLQSDITNLLKEKERLEFILAAHQPICKIPSELDTDFTMISISPNHPCLATELSSQLQTTIPRTSASTLAQPTFTSTSNSIFSSSSSVLSTCTLSSSTVKMTDLDSSVLEESLDLLARTEMETARSVPEVDLSNSLYSTQEWEPLHAKTNDFESLCTPVVTCTPAGTTFTSSFVFTFPEAETFPTCGIAHRRGSSSNDQSSESLSSPTLLAL